One stretch of Thermanaerosceptrum fracticalcis DNA includes these proteins:
- a CDS encoding 4Fe-4S dicluster domain-containing protein has product MKRVYAREEFCVGCRLCQVHCVTAHSPYKNDIVKAFKKSNPRPLPRVIVEENRPLSFALQCRHCEEANCTKACITGAMQKDPVTGVVTNDETRCVGCWTCILVCPHGAIVQDERGKKVAAKCDLCSGLKEMPACVQHCPNGALLYQEDESQVRA; this is encoded by the coding sequence ATGAAAAGGGTATATGCCAGGGAAGAGTTCTGTGTGGGCTGTCGCTTGTGTCAAGTTCATTGTGTGACGGCTCACTCACCATATAAAAATGATATAGTGAAGGCTTTCAAGAAAAGCAATCCCCGCCCCTTACCCAGGGTCATTGTGGAAGAGAACCGTCCCCTCTCCTTTGCTTTACAGTGCCGCCACTGTGAGGAGGCCAACTGTACCAAAGCGTGTATCACAGGGGCTATGCAGAAGGACCCTGTAACCGGTGTGGTGACCAATGACGAAACACGCTGTGTGGGCTGCTGGACCTGCATCTTGGTCTGCCCCCACGGAGCCATTGTCCAGGACGAACGGGGCAAAAAGGTGGCCGCTAAATGCGACCTCTGCAGCGGCCTGAAAGAGATGCCTGCCTGTGTCCAGCATTGTCCCAATGGAGCGCTTCTTTACCAGGAAGACGAATCTCAGGTTAGGGCTTAA